A window of the Plutella xylostella chromosome 11, ilPluXylo3.1, whole genome shotgun sequence genome harbors these coding sequences:
- the LOC125489135 gene encoding zinc finger protein 62-like, with product MEDGMDIEEHDLLNNPTVRSVFPDLAVLKQEIIDFDTSEGVAPETFTTSPEVSKINENKNQLHNLTVYNGDHPTECSTQDLDVKPDHLCTDMDDTITVKGNSLTEFDEVETEIKKESENVVANELLFYRNRIILGKIQVDESDEEREIYAPADCNNVVNNKTNNDQDLAVSIYTDENRSMRITKQYYEMEKCMQAKIILTNCYTTLLNHNCYCAQCAVLFPTTEAYSEHYTSTHTETTKSTKASASLVIRKKIMYPREQAFVCDTCEKTFSNRSSLIQHMLIHTGDKPFECDICTKSFYRRSHLKSHKLIHTGEKPFQCETCKKTFRYISALQQHKLIHAGEKPFQCDICKKSLNHRSAIKRHKLIHTGEKPFQCDICTKTFYLRCHLKSHNLIHTREKPFQCETCKKTFIYILALKKHKLIHTGQKPFQCDICSKTFQQISHLKGHKLIHTGEKPFQCETCKKTFRYISALKQHKLIHTGEKPFQCDICSKTFKQISHLKGHKLTHTGEKPYMCGNCKKSFRHISTLKSHELIHTGEKPFQCDICTKSFNHRSNHKRHMLTHTEAKPFPCETCNKNFKQISDLKRHNTLAKHHSSVTFARKHL from the exons ATGGAGGATGGCATGGACATAGAGGAACATGATCTGTTGAACAACCCTACTGTGAGGAGCGTGTTTCCAGATCTTGCCGTTCTCAAACaagaaattattgattttgatACAAGTGAAGGTGTAGCACCAG AAACATTTACAACGTCGCCGGAAGTATCAAAGataaatgaaaacaaaaatcaacTACACAATTTAACGGTCTACAATGGGGATCATCCTACCGAGTGCTCCACTCAAGACCTGGATGTGAAACCTGACCACCTGTGTACTGACATGGATGACACAATAACTGTCAAGGGCAACAGTTTGACAGAATTTGATGAagttgaaactgaaatcaagaAGGAATCAGAGAATGTTGTAGCAAATGAATTGCTATTTTACAGGAACAGAATTATACTCGGCAAGATACAAGTAGATGAGTCTGACGAAGAACGAGAAATTTATGCACCAGCTGACTGTAATAATGTtgtaaacaacaaaacaaacaatgatCAAGATTTGGCAGTGTCAATATACACTGATGAAAATAGAAGCATGAGGATAACTAAACAGTATTATGAAATGGAAAAATGTATGCAAGCGAAAATTATTCTAACTAACTGTTATACAACTCTATTGAACCATAACTGttactgtgctcagtgtgcAGTGTTGTTCCCCACCACTGAAGCGTATAGTGAACATTACACGAGCACACACACCGAGACCACTAAATCAACCAAAGCCTCGGCTTCTCTAGTAatacgtaaaaaaataatgtaccCACGTGAGCAGGCATTTGTTTGTGACACCTGCGAGAAAACATTCAGCAATAGAAGTAGCTTGATACAGCACATGTTAATTCACACTGGCGACAAGCCATTcgagtgtgacatttgcacgaAATCATTCTACCGAAGAAGTCATTTGAAGAGCCACAAGTTAATTCACACTGGAGAAAAACCATTTCAGTGTGAAACTTGCAAGAAAACATTCAGATATATATCGGCTTTACAACAACACAAATTAATTCACGCTGGGGAAAAGCCCTTtcagtgtgacatttgcaagaAATCCCTCAATCACAGAAGTGCTATAAAAAGGCACAAGTTaattcacactggcgaaaagccattccagtgtgacatttgcacgaAAACATTTTACCTAAGATGTCATTTGAAGAGCCACAATTTAATTCACACTAGAGAAAAACCATTTCAGTGTGAAACTTGCAAGAAAACATTCatatatatattggctttaaaaaaacacaaattaatTCACACTGGTCAAAAGCCattccagtgtgacatttgctCGAAAACATTTCAACAAATAAGTCATTTGAAGGGCCACAAGTTAATTCACACTGGAGAAAAACCATTTCAGTGTGAAACTTGCAAGAAAACATTCAGATATATATCGGCTTTAAAACAACACAAATTAATACACACTGGTGAAAAGCCattccagtgtgacatttgctctaaaacatttaaacaaataagtcATTTGAAGGGCCACAAGTTAACTCACACTGGAGAAAAGCCATACATGTGCGGTAATTGCAAAAAATCGTTTAGGCACATTAGTACTTTGAAAAGCCACGAATTGATCCACACGGGAGAAAAGCCGttccagtgtgacatttgcacgaAATCATTTAACCATAGAAGTAATCATAAGAGGCATATGTTAACTCACACTGAAGCAAAACCTTTCCCGTGTGAAACAtgcaataaaaactttaaacaaatatcggATTTAAAACGACACAACACACTGGCGAAACACCattccagtgtgacatttgcacgaAAACATTTGTAA
- the LOC125489212 gene encoding uncharacterized protein LOC125489212 produces MEDDIDIEEHDLLNDPALGGVFPDLTILKSEIVDFNISTETPTKTQVPERNENQLDGTLPLNSGSLPPVCPTHDTDVKPDIICTDIDDTKTLVSNNLSESDKIVPQVKKELEFFQLNEFYSNRIKLNSGIDVNSILELDYNNINPPVVTSI; encoded by the exons ATGGAGGACGACATAGACATAGAGGAGCATGATCTGTTGAACGACCCAGCCTTGGGGGGTGTGTTTCCAGATCTTACCATTTTGAAAAGTGAAATTGTGGATTTCAACATAAGTACAG AAACTCCGACAAAGACACAAGTACCAGAAAGAAATGAAAACCAACTGGATGGCACTTTGCCATTGAACAGTGGAAGTCTTCCTCCCGTGTGCCCCACGCATGACACAGATGTCAAACCTGACATCATATGTACTGACATTGATGATACAAAAACTTTAGTGAGCAATAATTTATCAGAATCTGACAAAATAGTCCCTCAAGTTAAGAAAGAATTAGAGTTTTTTCAATTGAATGAATTTTACAGCAACAGAATAAAACTGAATAGCGGAATAGATGTGAACAGTATCCTAGAATTAGactataataacattaacccgccagtggtgACGTCAATTTGA